From Pseudorca crassidens isolate mPseCra1 chromosome 7, mPseCra1.hap1, whole genome shotgun sequence, a single genomic window includes:
- the NEIL2 gene encoding endonuclease 8-like 2, protein MPEGPSVRKFHHLVSPFVGQQVVKTGGSSKKLNPVGFQSLWLQDTQVHGKKLFLRFDPDEEIVSPGNNPLSEPLQKEWKEEAGHHQEVSEQSSRFPGGDDAVPSGGDGLRCLWGDTPAGGAERWLQVSFGLFGSVWGNEFSRAKKANKRGDWRDPVPRLVLHFGGGGFLAFYNCRMVWSSSCPVVRPTSDILSEKFHRGQALEALGREQPVCYTLLDQRYFSGLGNIIKNEVLFRAGIHPLSPGSLLGLPRLEALVDHVVAFSAGWLRGKFQGRQQHTQIYQKEWCPAGHQVVKEALGPPGGFQRLTWWCPQCQPRLSLDEPEQVPPSSGARAPSTQSLALEGP, encoded by the exons ATGCCGGAGGGGCCGTCTGTGAGGAAGTTTCACCATCTGGTCTCCCCCTTCGTGGGGCAGCAGGTGGTCAAGACAGGGGGCAGCAGTAAGAAGCTGAACCCTGTGGGCTTCCAGTCCCTGTGGCTGCAGGACACCCAG GTCCATGGAaagaaattattccttagatttGATCCAGATGAAGAAATCGTGTCCCCTGGCAACAACCCACTGTCAGAGCCTCTACAAAAAGAGTGGAAGGAAGAGGCCGGGCACCACCAGGAAGTCTCTGAGCAGTCCTCCCGGTTCCCAGGAGGAGACGATGCTGTCCCCAGTGGAGGTGATGGTCTGCGGTGTTTGTGGGGAGACACCCCTGCAGGAGGTGCCGAGAGGTGGCTGCAGGTCAGCTTTGGCTTGTTTGGCAGCGTTTGGGGGAACGAGTTCTCCAGAGCGAAGAAAGCAAACAAGAGGGGTGACTGGAGGGACCCTGTTCCAAG gCTGGTCCTGCACTTCGGCGGGGGCGGCTTCTTGGCCTTCTATAACTGTCGGATGGTGTGGAGCTCCTCTTGCCCGGTGGTCAGACCCACCTCTGACATCTTGTCGGAAAAGTTCCATCGAGGACAGGCCCTGGAAGCTCTGGGCCGGGAGCAGCCCGTCTGCTATACGCTGTTGGACCAGAGATACTTCTCAGGCTTAG gGAACATCATTAAGAACGAGGTCCTGTTCAGAGCTGGGATCCACCCGCTTTCTCCCGGCTCACTCCTGGGTCTTCCGCGCCTCGAGGCCCTGGTGGACCACGTGGTGGCCTTCAGTGCAGGCTGGCTGCGGGGCAAGTTCCAGGGCAGACAGCAGCACACGCAGATCTACCAGAAGGAGTGGTGCCCTGCTGGGCACCAGGTTGTGAAGGAGGCACTGGGACCTCCAGGGGGCTTCCAGAGGCTCACGTGGTGGTGCCCCCAGTGCCAGCCCAGGTTGTCGCTGGACGAGCCAGAGCAGGTGCCGCCCTCCTCGGGTGCTCGGGCCCCTTCTACGCAGAGCCTTGCCCTTGAGGGACCGTGA